In Fusobacterium perfoetens, one genomic interval encodes:
- the pbpC gene encoding penicillin-binding protein 1C yields the protein MKKICKILVLPIILLFGISGYIYFNFNIYNVEKIFEDRYSVSVLDDKGEIIGVSLNKDEQWHLKSIDEIPEKLKISVINYEDKDFYKHFGVDFTSLIRAVRDNLIKRRKTGASTITMQVAKSLKPKERNIFNKYIEIIQAIKIDKFFEKDEILRMYLNNAPYGGNIVGYKTASYLYFQKKPDELTWGESTLLAVLPNSPGLMNVEKNQNKLLKKRDFLLKKLYDKKIINKRQYEISLKEPLPDKRYSFKNLAPHLTRRVIEERKEKIIKTTIDSELQEKIEKISKDYSDFLKTQGIKNLSVLLIDNKSSEIKSYIGSQDFYDFENNGQVDGIIAKRSPGSLLKPFLYAVAIDEGLIAPCSKVPDVPLYFVNFSPQNANKKYYGIVEIQDALIKSLNIPFVELLKEYGEEKFFYFLKEVLGFSDDNPARYGLSLILGTKEFTMEEIGKLYSGLANFGDFRSPIYIDVGTRNFLKENRHLSKGASYLTLNTIKKLERPGMETLYKEKNPISWKTGTSHGRRDGWAVGVTPDWTLVIWVGNFTGEGNSNLTGVYSAGNLLFRIMKILPKKQKEFQKPNDLVKIKVDEETGYRLKYQIPSKEILYPNDAKPLRTSPYYKKIFVDDNGQEIDSRDKNFLNRKEKIILNYPIEVINFFIRNGFDVSNIFGNASKKKGIKIIYPTNGLRITIPKDFDGEKDLIIKIANLKNQNLYWYLNGKYLDKTRDREKNLKLGNGKYQLTIISEEGDMEKINFEILR from the coding sequence ATGAAAAAAATTTGTAAAATATTAGTTTTACCTATTATTTTGCTCTTTGGAATAAGTGGATATATATATTTTAATTTTAATATATATAATGTAGAAAAAATTTTTGAGGACAGATACAGTGTGTCTGTCCTTGATGATAAAGGGGAAATAATAGGAGTTTCACTTAATAAAGATGAGCAGTGGCATTTAAAAAGTATCGACGAAATTCCAGAAAAATTAAAAATATCTGTGATAAATTATGAAGATAAAGATTTTTATAAACATTTTGGTGTGGATTTTACATCTCTTATAAGAGCTGTAAGAGATAATCTTATAAAAAGAAGAAAAACAGGAGCTAGTACAATAACTATGCAGGTGGCAAAATCCCTTAAGCCAAAGGAAAGAAATATTTTTAATAAATATATTGAGATTATTCAAGCTATAAAGATTGATAAATTTTTTGAAAAAGATGAGATACTTAGAATGTATCTTAACAACGCTCCTTATGGTGGAAATATTGTAGGATATAAAACAGCATCATATTTGTATTTTCAGAAAAAACCTGATGAACTTACTTGGGGAGAATCTACACTGCTCGCAGTTCTTCCAAATTCTCCAGGGCTTATGAATGTGGAAAAAAATCAAAATAAACTCCTTAAAAAAAGAGATTTTTTGCTGAAGAAACTTTATGATAAAAAAATAATAAATAAAAGGCAGTATGAAATCTCTTTGAAAGAGCCATTACCTGATAAAAGATACTCTTTTAAAAATTTAGCTCCACATCTTACAAGGAGAGTTATAGAAGAGAGAAAAGAAAAAATAATAAAAACTACTATTGATAGTGAGCTACAAGAAAAAATAGAAAAAATATCAAAGGATTATTCAGACTTTTTAAAAACCCAAGGGATAAAAAACTTAAGTGTACTTCTTATAGATAATAAAAGTTCTGAGATAAAATCATATATAGGCTCGCAAGATTTTTATGATTTTGAAAATAATGGACAAGTAGACGGGATAATTGCAAAAAGATCTCCGGGATCACTTCTAAAACCTTTCCTTTATGCTGTGGCTATTGATGAGGGATTAATTGCTCCATGTTCAAAAGTTCCAGATGTACCCCTTTATTTTGTGAATTTTAGCCCACAAAATGCCAATAAAAAATATTATGGAATAGTTGAAATTCAAGATGCTTTGATAAAATCTTTAAATATTCCATTTGTTGAGCTTTTGAAGGAGTATGGTGAGGAAAAGTTTTTTTATTTCTTAAAGGAAGTTTTGGGATTTAGTGATGACAATCCAGCAAGATATGGATTATCTCTAATACTAGGAACAAAAGAATTTACTATGGAGGAGATAGGAAAATTATATTCTGGACTTGCCAATTTTGGAGATTTCAGATCTCCTATATATATAGATGTAGGAACTAGAAATTTTTTAAAAGAAAATAGACATCTGTCAAAGGGTGCCTCATATTTAACTTTGAATACTATTAAAAAATTAGAAAGACCGGGAATGGAAACTCTCTATAAAGAAAAAAATCCAATCTCTTGGAAGACTGGGACTAGCCACGGAAGAAGAGATGGTTGGGCAGTTGGTGTAACACCTGACTGGACTTTAGTTATCTGGGTAGGAAATTTTACAGGGGAAGGAAACTCCAATCTTACAGGAGTTTATAGTGCAGGAAATCTTTTATTTAGGATAATGAAAATTTTACCAAAAAAACAAAAAGAATTCCAAAAGCCAAATGACCTTGTAAAAATAAAAGTAGATGAAGAAACTGGATATCGTCTAAAATATCAAATTCCATCAAAGGAGATTTTATATCCTAACGATGCTAAACCTTTGAGAACTTCTCCATACTACAAAAAAATATTTGTAGATGATAATGGGCAAGAGATTGACTCCAGAGATAAAAATTTTCTAAATAGAAAAGAAAAAATAATTCTTAACTATCCAATAGAGGTTATAAACTTTTTTATAAGAAATGGTTTTGATGTATCAAATATCTTTGGAAATGCTTCTAAGAAAAAAGGAATAAAAATTATTTATCCAACAAATGGGCTTAGAATAACTATTCCTAAAGATTTTGACGGAGAAAAAGATCTGATTATAAAGATAGCAAATTTAAAA